A genomic region of Pseudomonas sp. KU43P contains the following coding sequences:
- a CDS encoding iron-containing redox enzyme family protein has product MTVISPVTTRQLAQLAVDDPQTRYQAMLQGPYPGGREWLAWQLRRTEAMADDLPDTPAGLALWAHAHATQVAQEHAAYLRRRADGGPRRYFANRAQALWFLQQVAPTKRVDGAWLHATLRHWRDPRFHGLIRTFLEELGDGDPRCNHVLIYQRLLGRLGCTQVMPLDPARYLQGALQLALGEHGEDFLPELIGYNLGYEQPPLHLLITTHELAELGIDAHYFRLHVTIDNAASGHARRSLDSLRLLMPTQDAQAFYGRVRQGYRLNDLGIDTPSLIAGFDLQAELAAALERKRVFGQCMHGDHCLLQGRTINQWLAEPAAMPGFLRALEAQRWVRRGEDPQHSRFWTLIDGPVAAMFGVFSAYEKQLWYDWIANDWQGVTYRRVAPGQWEKELSLAPAHDPAQGLPGVERLIDLMAAGRHAQPEGLRATRDYIRATGLAQGGPH; this is encoded by the coding sequence ATGACGGTGATCAGCCCTGTAACCACACGGCAACTGGCGCAATTGGCGGTCGATGACCCACAAACGCGCTACCAGGCCATGCTGCAAGGCCCCTACCCAGGGGGCCGCGAGTGGCTGGCGTGGCAGTTGCGCCGCACCGAAGCCATGGCGGACGACCTGCCCGACACGCCCGCCGGGCTTGCGCTGTGGGCCCATGCCCATGCCACCCAGGTGGCCCAGGAACACGCGGCCTACCTAAGGCGACGTGCGGATGGCGGGCCGCGCCGTTACTTTGCCAATCGCGCTCAAGCCTTGTGGTTTCTTCAACAGGTTGCGCCGACCAAACGGGTGGACGGTGCCTGGCTACATGCCACCCTGCGACATTGGCGCGACCCACGGTTCCATGGCCTGATCCGCACCTTTCTCGAAGAACTCGGCGATGGCGACCCGCGCTGCAATCATGTGCTGATCTACCAACGCCTGCTTGGCCGTCTCGGTTGCACCCAAGTGATGCCGCTGGACCCTGCGAGGTATCTGCAAGGCGCGCTGCAACTGGCGCTCGGCGAACATGGCGAGGATTTTCTGCCCGAGCTGATCGGTTACAACCTGGGCTACGAGCAACCTCCGTTGCACCTGTTGATCACTACTCACGAGCTGGCCGAACTGGGCATCGATGCCCATTACTTCCGGCTGCATGTCACCATCGACAATGCCGCCAGCGGCCACGCCCGCCGTTCGCTGGACAGCCTGCGCCTGCTGATGCCGACGCAAGATGCGCAAGCGTTCTATGGCCGTGTCAGGCAGGGCTATCGCCTGAACGATCTGGGCATCGATACACCGTCGCTGATTGCAGGCTTTGATCTGCAGGCCGAGCTGGCAGCAGCGCTGGAGCGTAAACGGGTGTTCGGCCAGTGCATGCATGGCGATCACTGCCTGCTGCAAGGCCGCACCATCAACCAGTGGCTCGCTGAACCTGCGGCGATGCCGGGCTTTTTGCGTGCCCTGGAAGCTCAGCGCTGGGTACGCCGGGGTGAAGACCCGCAGCACAGTCGGTTCTGGACTTTGATAGACGGCCCGGTTGCCGCCATGTTCGGCGTGTTCAGTGCTTACGAGAAACAGCTCTGGTACGACTGGATCGCCAACGACTGGCAGGGTGTGACCTATCGGCGCGTGGCGCCGGGGCAGTGGGAAAAGGAACTGTCGCTGGCGCCGGCGCACGACCCGGCGCAAGGCTTGCCTGGCGTCGAACGCCTGATCGACCTGATGGCGGCCGGCCGTCATGCGCAGCCGGAAGGCCTGCGCGCCACCCGCGATTACATCCGCGCCACCGGCCTGGCACAGGGAGGACCGCACTGA
- a CDS encoding class I SAM-dependent methyltransferase, which translates to MLLDQQQAQADHALLQLGRRLQADGYRFTCVTPATQGRVNARLEAKQAHDLRGVFGWSRPFSPALISADELQQLTCAGVLREEGDLLRSTVRWSSLDDLLLVHSAWPTDSPDAVFFGPDSYRFAQVIRDHLQHRPHPVQHAVDIGCGSGIGALLVARAAPHAQVSAVDINPMALRYTAINAVLAAIANVSVEPSDLLAGITGTFDLIVANPPYMLDAGRRTYRHGGGPLGAELSLRIVEQACERLAVGGTLLLYSGVAVVEGRDTLLETVHQRLHGSDFSWAYREVDPDVFGEQLLEPGYEQVERIAAVALTLTRNG; encoded by the coding sequence ATGTTGCTCGACCAACAGCAGGCCCAGGCCGACCACGCGCTGTTGCAACTGGGCCGCCGCCTGCAGGCTGATGGTTATCGCTTTACCTGCGTGACACCCGCCACCCAAGGGCGAGTCAATGCCAGGCTGGAGGCGAAACAGGCTCACGATCTGCGTGGTGTGTTTGGCTGGAGCCGGCCATTCTCGCCCGCATTGATCAGCGCCGATGAACTGCAGCAACTGACCTGCGCCGGCGTGCTCAGGGAGGAGGGCGATCTGCTGCGCAGCACGGTGCGCTGGTCGAGCCTCGACGACCTGTTGCTGGTGCATTCGGCCTGGCCGACCGACAGCCCCGACGCTGTATTTTTCGGCCCCGACAGCTACCGTTTCGCCCAAGTGATCCGCGACCATCTGCAGCATCGCCCGCACCCTGTGCAGCACGCTGTGGACATCGGCTGCGGCAGCGGGATCGGTGCGCTGCTGGTCGCCCGGGCAGCACCCCACGCGCAGGTCAGCGCGGTGGACATCAACCCCATGGCCCTGCGTTATACCGCCATCAATGCGGTGCTGGCGGCAATAGCCAATGTGTCGGTGGAACCCAGCGATCTGCTGGCCGGCATCACCGGCACGTTCGACCTGATCGTGGCCAATCCACCGTATATGCTCGATGCCGGCAGGCGTACCTATCGGCATGGCGGCGGCCCCTTGGGTGCGGAGCTGTCATTGCGCATCGTCGAGCAGGCGTGCGAGCGCCTGGCGGTGGGCGGCACCTTGCTGTTGTACAGTGGCGTCGCCGTCGTCGAAGGCCGCGATACCTTGCTTGAAACGGTGCACCAGCGTTTGCATGGATCGGACTTCAGCTGGGCCTACCGTGAGGTGGACCCCGATGTGTTTGGCGAGCAACTGCTGGAGCCTGGCTATGAGCAGGTCGAACGCATCGCCGCCGTCGCCTTGACCTTGACCCGCAACGGCTGA
- a CDS encoding carboxylate-amine ligase has product MAAACTFGIEEEYLLVDLASGQVQARPSRAVARCCREVMGEHHAEEMFCSQIELVSPIFDNLHQARSFFTQYRQRLNCALAEQGLGLYCAASHPGAQWRRQQPRRTPHYRQLFDDYQAVARRSLLSGLHVHVGVPAGYDRMQLINRLLYWLPLFLVLSTSSPMWCGQVTGYRSYRRVVCGEWPHMGLPEALPDWTAYLRYRALLQRTGALDAQGDFWWALRPSRRFPTVELRICDACPRLEDGLAIAGLFRHLVEHELQSRPGVRRMNRELRWVTQENYWRACRYGRQGTFIGVRDEQPVSAAGWLAQLEALVPAVTVDAERSFRHAARIVSEGTSAERQLAVFEQARAQGCDLRGMLRAVVLQVLREARD; this is encoded by the coding sequence ATGGCCGCAGCCTGCACGTTCGGTATCGAGGAAGAATACCTGCTGGTCGACCTTGCCAGCGGCCAGGTCCAGGCCAGGCCGTCCAGAGCTGTGGCACGTTGTTGCAGGGAGGTAATGGGCGAGCATCATGCCGAAGAGATGTTCTGCAGCCAGATCGAACTCGTCTCCCCGATATTCGACAACCTTCACCAGGCGCGCAGCTTCTTCACTCAATACCGTCAGCGCCTCAACTGCGCCCTGGCCGAGCAAGGGCTGGGCCTGTATTGCGCCGCCAGCCACCCCGGCGCCCAGTGGCGCCGCCAGCAGCCACGCCGCACGCCCCACTACCGACAGCTGTTCGACGACTACCAGGCGGTAGCCCGGCGCAGCCTGTTGTCGGGGTTGCATGTGCACGTCGGCGTGCCCGCCGGGTACGACCGCATGCAACTGATCAATCGCCTGCTGTACTGGCTGCCGCTGTTCCTGGTGCTCAGCACCTCGTCGCCCATGTGGTGCGGCCAGGTTACCGGCTACCGGAGCTATCGCCGGGTGGTGTGTGGCGAGTGGCCGCACATGGGGCTGCCTGAAGCGCTGCCGGATTGGACTGCCTACCTGCGCTATCGCGCCCTGCTGCAGCGCACCGGCGCGTTGGATGCGCAAGGTGATTTCTGGTGGGCACTGCGGCCGTCGCGGCGGTTTCCAACGGTGGAACTGCGCATTTGCGATGCGTGCCCGCGGCTGGAGGACGGCTTGGCCATTGCGGGGTTGTTTCGGCATCTGGTCGAGCATGAATTGCAGAGCCGACCTGGTGTGCGGCGGATGAATCGGGAGCTGCGCTGGGTCACTCAGGAGAACTACTGGCGGGCTTGTCGGTATGGGCGGCAGGGGACGTTCATCGGGGTGCGTGACGAGCAACCGGTGAGCGCTGCGGGGTGGCTGGCGCAGTTGGAAGCACTGGTGCCGGCGGTGACCGTGGATGCCGAGCGGTCGTTCAGGCACGCCGCACGCATCGTGAGTGAAGGGACCAGCGCCGAGCGTCAGTTGGCAGTTTTCGAGCAGGCCCGTGCGCAAGGTTGCGACTTGCGCGGGATGTTGCGGGCGGTGGTTCTGCAGGTGTTGCGAGAGGCGAGAGATTAG
- a CDS encoding methyl-accepting chemotaxis protein codes for MISPNGIIASDSQQPEHLGQRSSATPRSAAVESVQITEAGHSLRATQATVVLAGAEPWQISIEVPLAVMRQPAIQLGSVLESQRLSSTAWLIGAGVLMATLGLLAMWFTASTVSLPIVKLSEMLRDFASGEGDLTRRLKCATHDELGTLANWFNRFLDKLQPVIHEAKAATARAKGAASESAKLSEQTHAKMEEQFREIEQLATASQEMSATAHGVAASAAHAAQAAHGAEVATRDGLAVIDDASGAMNRLSIDMDESKALIERLAANSEEIGSVLDVIRAIADQTNLLALNAAIEAARAGEAGRGFAVVADEVRNLARRTQDSVSEIRHVIETLQAGTQDVVASMEQNRHSAQGSVAQVAQATQRLKQISDAVSVIHDMNMQIASAAEEQSAVSEEVNRNITGIKAITQGLATQAHSAAQVGKELDQTADLQQALMAQFKA; via the coding sequence ATGATCAGCCCCAACGGCATCATCGCCTCGGACAGCCAACAGCCCGAACACTTGGGCCAGCGCAGCAGCGCAACGCCTCGCTCGGCTGCCGTGGAGTCCGTTCAAATCACCGAAGCTGGGCACTCGCTTCGCGCTACACAGGCTACGGTCGTGCTGGCAGGGGCCGAACCCTGGCAGATCTCCATCGAGGTGCCCCTGGCGGTGATGCGCCAACCGGCAATCCAGCTCGGTAGCGTGCTTGAGTCACAGCGCCTGAGCAGTACCGCATGGCTCATCGGCGCTGGAGTGCTCATGGCAACATTGGGTTTGTTGGCCATGTGGTTCACGGCAAGCACCGTGAGCCTGCCCATCGTCAAACTCAGTGAGATGCTCAGAGACTTTGCCTCGGGCGAAGGCGACCTGACTCGGCGGTTGAAGTGCGCAACCCACGATGAACTGGGCACGCTGGCAAACTGGTTCAATCGATTTCTCGACAAGCTGCAACCTGTGATCCATGAGGCCAAGGCAGCCACGGCGCGTGCCAAAGGAGCGGCGTCGGAATCAGCGAAGCTCTCCGAGCAAACCCATGCAAAGATGGAAGAGCAGTTTCGCGAGATCGAGCAGTTGGCAACGGCTTCTCAAGAGATGAGCGCCACGGCCCATGGCGTGGCTGCGTCTGCTGCACATGCTGCGCAGGCCGCCCATGGAGCAGAGGTGGCAACGCGTGATGGCCTCGCCGTGATCGACGATGCCTCGGGTGCCATGAACCGATTGAGCATCGACATGGACGAGTCCAAAGCGCTGATTGAACGGCTGGCCGCCAACAGTGAAGAGATAGGTTCGGTGCTCGATGTCATTCGCGCCATTGCTGATCAAACCAATCTGCTGGCCTTGAATGCAGCGATCGAGGCGGCACGTGCAGGCGAGGCAGGCCGAGGGTTTGCAGTCGTTGCCGATGAGGTGAGGAACCTGGCCCGCAGGACCCAGGACTCCGTATCCGAAATCAGGCACGTGATCGAAACCTTGCAGGCAGGCACTCAGGATGTGGTGGCTTCAATGGAGCAGAATCGCCATTCAGCCCAGGGCAGCGTGGCTCAGGTTGCCCAAGCCACGCAGCGGCTGAAACAGATCAGTGACGCAGTCAGTGTCATTCATGACATGAACATGCAGATAGCCAGTGCTGCGGAAGAACAGAGTGCCGTTTCAGAAGAGGTCAACCGCAACATCACCGGCATCAAGGCGATTACTCAAGGGCTTGCAACCCAGGCACACAGCGCCGCGCAGGTAGGTAAGGAGCTTGACCAGACGGCCGATCTTCAGCAAGCGCTGATGGCGCAATTCAAGGCGTGA
- a CDS encoding cache domain-containing protein, whose amino-acid sequence MLLNRLTIRWKLTLLAGVSLVVIVSILVTMSVHLLRDTSVLVTGTASQMLDVAARHQLDTQLQVQSAALRKRFQKAVDLGAGFALQASGFKSFADAQHLPAAVARDQLNRDIFRAVEANRDVLGLFVAFEPDAFDGRDAGFINQAALGSNDAGRFSVYWARSAKGLEQQILTEAAIADATPNASAMANNAWYRCPVDQGRACAFDPYVFELDGHQVLMTSVAFPITLQGRTIGSLR is encoded by the coding sequence ATGCTGCTCAACCGTCTAACGATTCGCTGGAAACTCACGCTACTGGCTGGCGTCAGCCTGGTCGTCATCGTGAGCATCCTCGTCACCATGTCAGTCCATCTGCTGCGTGATACCTCCGTCTTGGTCACTGGGACGGCGTCACAGATGCTTGACGTCGCCGCCAGGCATCAGCTTGATACCCAGCTGCAAGTCCAGAGCGCAGCGCTGAGGAAACGGTTCCAGAAGGCGGTGGACCTGGGCGCCGGCTTTGCGCTTCAGGCGTCGGGCTTCAAGTCGTTTGCCGATGCCCAGCACCTGCCCGCCGCCGTAGCTCGGGATCAGTTGAACCGGGACATATTCAGGGCGGTAGAGGCCAATCGAGATGTACTGGGCCTATTCGTCGCCTTTGAACCTGATGCTTTTGACGGGCGCGATGCTGGATTCATCAATCAAGCTGCGCTGGGGAGCAACGATGCGGGCCGGTTCTCCGTGTACTGGGCGCGCAGTGCCAAGGGCCTTGAACAGCAGATCCTGACGGAGGCTGCCATCGCAGACGCCACGCCCAATGCCAGCGCAATGGCAAACAATGCCTGGTACCGATGCCCTGTCGACCAAGGCCGCGCTTGTGCGTTCGACCCCTATGTTTTCGAACTCGACGGCCATCAGGTGCTGATGACCAGCGTGGCGTTTCCCATCACCCTGCAGGGCCGTACGATCGGGTCGTTGCGGTAG
- a CDS encoding MFS transporter: MKKQHVLIPENWGLVVSSFASAYGVGLIALLALPYLISAIMNDLGLDAAQAGMLMSAEFVVTMVASLALAPVMGRAPRRTMALLGAALVTIANGVSAQVSDIQTLVAARCLAGIGAGICLSCGNASIAGARDPDRAAGQMNVLFVALMAIVMIAYARVMGSFGLKGLYLAIAATTLVMLGLIALMPQQRVECASPDTGSAFGASSQRLVSMPALFMMAAMFLFSMRDTMGWAFVEQVGVRVGYSGDELGRLFALQSLLGLSGPLIASICGRRFGICLPVLIGVLSSGAVGIGYVMGEHSQIIYTISVMLISTTYFYALAYLTGLAASLDKQGRVAAAAGSFLTLGIAVGPMLSGFLADRGGFPLVGWGIGIGVLATLIAVCVPLGISRRQAFTPQLLAAS, from the coding sequence ATGAAAAAGCAGCATGTGCTAATCCCTGAAAACTGGGGCCTGGTGGTGTCTTCATTCGCATCCGCCTACGGGGTAGGCCTCATTGCGTTGTTGGCGCTGCCATACCTCATAAGCGCAATCATGAACGACCTGGGCCTGGATGCCGCACAAGCCGGCATGCTCATGTCAGCCGAATTCGTTGTGACGATGGTCGCATCGCTGGCCCTGGCTCCGGTCATGGGGCGGGCGCCGCGCCGTACCATGGCGCTGCTGGGGGCTGCACTGGTGACGATTGCCAACGGCGTTTCTGCACAGGTGTCGGATATCCAAACCTTGGTTGCCGCGCGCTGCCTAGCCGGCATCGGCGCAGGCATCTGCCTTTCCTGCGGCAACGCGTCTATTGCAGGCGCCCGGGATCCAGACCGGGCGGCGGGGCAAATGAATGTACTGTTCGTTGCGCTGATGGCCATCGTGATGATCGCCTACGCCCGCGTGATGGGCAGCTTTGGCCTCAAGGGCCTGTACCTGGCGATTGCAGCCACGACGCTGGTGATGCTCGGGCTGATCGCGCTGATGCCGCAACAGCGTGTTGAGTGCGCCTCGCCAGACACTGGCAGCGCCTTCGGGGCGAGCTCACAGAGGCTGGTTTCCATGCCGGCCCTTTTCATGATGGCTGCGATGTTCCTGTTCTCGATGAGAGACACGATGGGCTGGGCCTTCGTGGAGCAGGTCGGCGTGCGGGTGGGTTACAGCGGTGACGAACTGGGCCGCCTTTTTGCCTTGCAGTCGCTGCTGGGGCTTTCCGGGCCCCTGATCGCATCGATATGTGGGCGCCGCTTCGGAATATGCCTGCCTGTGCTCATCGGTGTGTTGTCGTCTGGCGCCGTCGGCATTGGCTACGTGATGGGCGAGCACTCGCAGATCATCTACACGATCTCGGTGATGCTCATCTCCACCACCTACTTCTATGCCTTGGCTTATCTCACAGGCTTGGCCGCATCGCTGGACAAGCAAGGCAGGGTCGCTGCAGCAGCGGGATCGTTCCTGACGTTGGGTATAGCAGTAGGGCCCATGCTCAGCGGTTTTCTCGCTGATCGAGGAGGCTTCCCGCTGGTTGGCTGGGGCATCGGCATAGGGGTTCTGGCGACGTTGATCGCGGTCTGCGTTCCGCTTGGCATCTCGCGGCGCCAAGCCTTCACTCCCCAGTTGCTTGCGGCCAGCTGA
- a CDS encoding APC family permease yields MMNNHVESASGDDAARLESLGYKSEFRRDMSLWANFALGFTYLSPVVGIYTVFGMALALGGPPMIWALLIAGAGQLLVALVFGEVVSQYPLAGGVYPWARRLYGRKWAWLTGWVYLMALFSTIAGVAYGAAPYIGSFLGFEPGVLSTVVCALGVLVLATMINFMGTKVLAQAAIIGFLAEIIGALVVGIYLIAFHKHQDLSVLFSTFGAEKDGSYLAAFCAASLIGVFQYYGFEACGDVAEEVPDPGRRIPKSMRRTIYIGGAAATFVCLALTLSVVDFAAVINGTHTDPVSSILTSAFGPVGAWAVIGVVLISFLSCVMSLQAAASRLVYAYARDRMIFCSSLLSKFSHEKFVPPYALLLSAVVPAAVVIGSMISTGALMKIIAFSSVGIYIAFQMVVFASVRARLKGWVPSGEYRLGKWGMLVNLGALAYGVVAILVIGWPRTPDVAWYDNWIVLLSAGLVIGAGLLYMVIAKPHLRSDAPYADAVNQVASQPCAARSIA; encoded by the coding sequence ATGATGAACAACCATGTTGAGTCAGCGAGCGGTGACGATGCCGCGCGCTTGGAGTCACTGGGATACAAGTCTGAATTTCGGCGGGACATGAGCCTCTGGGCCAACTTCGCTCTGGGTTTCACGTACCTCTCGCCTGTTGTCGGCATCTACACTGTATTCGGCATGGCACTCGCTCTGGGCGGGCCGCCTATGATCTGGGCCTTGCTGATTGCGGGGGCCGGGCAGCTGCTTGTGGCGCTGGTGTTCGGCGAAGTCGTATCGCAATACCCGCTGGCAGGTGGCGTCTACCCTTGGGCTCGCCGGCTTTATGGCCGCAAATGGGCGTGGCTTACGGGGTGGGTCTACCTGATGGCACTGTTTTCCACCATTGCAGGTGTGGCTTACGGTGCGGCGCCTTATATCGGCTCTTTCCTGGGGTTCGAGCCAGGCGTGCTATCCACCGTTGTCTGTGCGCTGGGCGTGCTGGTGCTGGCCACGATGATCAATTTCATGGGCACCAAGGTCCTTGCCCAGGCGGCCATCATTGGTTTCCTCGCTGAAATCATCGGCGCACTGGTGGTGGGCATCTACCTCATCGCGTTCCATAAGCACCAGGACCTGAGCGTGCTGTTCAGCACCTTTGGCGCTGAAAAGGACGGCTCCTACCTCGCCGCGTTTTGTGCAGCCAGCCTGATCGGCGTCTTTCAGTACTACGGCTTCGAGGCCTGTGGCGACGTCGCTGAAGAAGTGCCGGACCCTGGCCGGCGTATTCCCAAATCCATGCGCAGGACCATCTACATCGGGGGAGCTGCGGCGACCTTCGTCTGCCTCGCGCTGACCTTGTCTGTGGTCGATTTCGCAGCAGTCATCAACGGCACCCATACAGACCCTGTATCGAGCATCTTGACCTCGGCGTTCGGCCCGGTCGGCGCGTGGGCAGTCATCGGCGTGGTGCTGATCTCGTTCCTGTCCTGCGTGATGAGCCTGCAGGCTGCCGCGAGCCGCCTGGTCTATGCGTATGCACGTGATCGGATGATTTTCTGCAGCAGCCTGCTTTCGAAGTTCTCCCACGAAAAGTTCGTTCCGCCTTATGCGCTGCTGCTTTCGGCAGTGGTGCCCGCCGCCGTGGTGATCGGCTCGATGATCTCGACCGGTGCCCTGATGAAGATCATTGCTTTCTCTTCCGTAGGCATCTACATCGCCTTCCAGATGGTTGTCTTCGCTTCGGTGCGTGCGCGCCTCAAAGGCTGGGTGCCCAGTGGCGAGTACCGGCTTGGCAAATGGGGAATGCTGGTGAATCTGGGGGCATTGGCGTATGGCGTGGTGGCTATTCTGGTCATCGGCTGGCCGCGTACACCCGATGTCGCATGGTATGACAACTGGATCGTCCTGTTGTCTGCCGGCCTGGTCATCGGTGCTGGCCTCCTTTACATGGTGATCGCCAAACCCCATTTGCGTAGCGATGCGCCCTATGCCGACGCCGTCAACCAGGTTGCCTCGCAGCCCTGTGCCGCTCGCTCCATTGCTTGA
- a CDS encoding cache domain-containing protein: MRAATPRGITIMSIVDFPSDVDVCASHIDATISNIFLKLETLASTLVKIWEAAEAEGRAPSSKDLSPLRVLIDSYLLAPDSCIQGTGVVLEPGALEDSGMYLEWLRVAAPNRTAPLTLNFNQRSESFYNYQNMPWFNQPKATNQNVVIGPYVDLYGADMYILTFATPILVQGRFIGIAGADIALNRFERLLLADLMKLENEALIVSEEGRVIASNTANWLVGDMARHAFNRLENECKQVELGSSSAHWSLIARPVKRAA; the protein is encoded by the coding sequence ATGCGTGCAGCTACACCGCGAGGCATTACGATCATGTCCATTGTCGATTTTCCATCCGACGTCGATGTTTGCGCATCTCACATCGACGCCACGATCAGCAATATCTTCCTCAAGCTTGAAACCCTGGCGTCGACCCTGGTCAAGATTTGGGAAGCCGCCGAAGCAGAAGGCCGAGCGCCTTCGTCCAAGGACCTCAGCCCGCTGCGCGTGCTCATCGATAGCTACCTGCTTGCACCGGACTCCTGCATCCAGGGCACCGGCGTGGTGCTTGAGCCCGGTGCGCTTGAAGACTCCGGCATGTACCTCGAGTGGCTGCGCGTGGCAGCGCCCAATCGTACGGCCCCCCTCACGCTGAACTTCAACCAGCGCAGCGAGAGTTTCTACAACTACCAGAACATGCCCTGGTTCAACCAGCCGAAGGCGACCAACCAGAACGTGGTAATAGGGCCCTACGTCGATCTGTATGGCGCAGACATGTACATCCTCACCTTCGCCACTCCCATCCTGGTACAGGGCCGCTTCATCGGTATCGCGGGCGCCGATATCGCTCTCAATCGATTTGAACGGCTGCTTCTGGCAGACCTGATGAAGCTGGAGAACGAAGCACTGATCGTCTCCGAGGAAGGCCGCGTCATCGCGTCGAACACAGCCAACTGGCTGGTGGGGGACATGGCTCGGCATGCCTTCAATCGCCTGGAGAATGAGTGCAAGCAAGTCGAGCTCGGCAGCTCGAGTGCACACTGGTCGCTCATTGCTCGGCCGGTCAAGCGAGCAGCTTGA
- a CDS encoding FadR/GntR family transcriptional regulator, translating into MNDTSASTASFMRLRQEGRTEEVVRRLIEVIDLGLFAEGEQLPSETELSMQFGVATVTLREALALLRERGLIETRRGRNGGSFVCPYVELPATHLLKRIQDMSALELRDFADEHSAISGAAARLAAKRASPEHLDRLQHYVDALVTADSRTERRRADARFHIEIAVAAQSVRLTHAEMNLQTQIGELLWVDAPNDPVNTTAIFNEHQAIADAIAAGDSTLAGALAEAHVNRGIKRLIDIRLALVASELA; encoded by the coding sequence ATGAACGACACCAGCGCCAGCACCGCTTCCTTCATGCGTTTGCGCCAAGAAGGCCGTACCGAGGAAGTCGTCCGCAGACTCATTGAAGTCATCGATCTGGGCCTGTTTGCCGAGGGCGAGCAGCTGCCGAGTGAAACCGAGCTGTCCATGCAGTTCGGCGTGGCCACCGTGACCCTTCGCGAAGCGCTGGCGCTGTTGCGCGAGCGTGGCCTTATCGAAACCCGGCGCGGCCGCAACGGCGGCAGCTTCGTTTGCCCCTATGTCGAACTACCCGCAACCCATCTGCTGAAGCGGATCCAGGACATGAGTGCCCTGGAGCTTCGTGACTTCGCCGATGAGCATTCGGCCATTTCAGGGGCTGCTGCCCGACTGGCGGCAAAACGCGCGAGCCCGGAACACCTCGATCGGCTGCAGCATTATGTCGACGCGCTGGTCACGGCCGACTCGCGTACTGAACGCCGGCGGGCCGATGCCAGGTTTCACATCGAGATTGCCGTGGCGGCTCAGTCCGTTCGCCTGACCCATGCCGAGATGAATCTCCAGACCCAGATCGGCGAACTGCTGTGGGTGGATGCTCCCAACGATCCGGTCAACACCACCGCGATCTTCAACGAGCACCAAGCCATTGCCGATGCCATCGCTGCAGGCGATTCGACGCTCGCCGGCGCTTTGGCCGAGGCACACGTAAATCGTGGAATCAAGCGCCTGATCGATATCCGGCTGGCCTTGGTTGCCAGCGAGTTGGCTTGA
- a CDS encoding substrate-binding periplasmic protein encodes MTESNCTPARFHVICADLPAPPLFWRDKDGYRHGYESDVARQLSEALKLPFKFEYQNWGDFYPALDAGKGEVILCGQGISAYRKTLADFTEPYAIFDEAVMVLAGSGITSAADLAGKRVGAIDKSINMALAETFEGCICVPFGGDTDDVLADMVNALREGKIDAFVDDDVALVPLADEADLELAFVVKTQNKWGMAVKKGNPAWLAQVNEALAMLKSTGKLKVTWEKWMPALEYPFS; translated from the coding sequence ATGACCGAATCCAACTGCACACCTGCGCGATTCCATGTGATCTGTGCCGACTTGCCTGCACCGCCGCTGTTCTGGCGAGACAAGGACGGATACCGTCACGGCTATGAGTCGGATGTTGCACGGCAGCTCTCGGAAGCCCTGAAGCTACCGTTCAAGTTCGAATATCAGAACTGGGGCGACTTCTATCCCGCGCTGGATGCCGGCAAGGGCGAAGTGATCCTGTGCGGGCAAGGTATTTCCGCCTATCGAAAGACCCTGGCGGACTTCACCGAGCCCTACGCCATCTTTGACGAGGCGGTGATGGTGCTGGCCGGGTCAGGCATCACGTCTGCTGCGGACTTGGCAGGCAAACGTGTAGGCGCCATCGACAAGAGCATCAACATGGCGCTGGCGGAAACGTTCGAAGGCTGCATTTGCGTCCCCTTTGGCGGTGACACCGATGACGTGCTGGCCGATATGGTCAATGCCCTGCGCGAAGGCAAGATCGATGCGTTTGTCGACGACGACGTTGCGCTGGTGCCACTGGCAGACGAGGCAGATCTGGAGCTCGCCTTCGTCGTCAAGACCCAGAACAAATGGGGCATGGCGGTGAAAAAGGGTAACCCTGCCTGGCTTGCGCAGGTCAATGAAGCCCTGGCCATGCTGAAATCCACCGGCAAGCTCAAAGTCACCTGGGAAAAGTGGATGCCGGCCCTGGAGTACCCATTCAGCTGA